The nucleotide sequence AACCAAGTCAAATTGGTAAGTTTCCAACTTGGACGTGAGATGCAGATTGTACTGGATAAAGTGCAGGAAGAGTCTCGCACATTGTACAAAGGCAGCTTCAAACTGGTGGATACATCAGCCTATTGGTATTTCTTCCTGTTGACGGATGAAAGAGCGTATTCCTTTAGTAAGAAGGGCGTAAAAGCTTCTGTTCCACCTCTTGCGGAATGTTTCCATTTGATCAGTGATCTGGTCCCTGTTAAGTGGGTGGGCAGTGCTGTATGTTACCAGGTGTTCCCTGATCGATTCCGTAAGGGAGATCTGTCCATTGGTGCCAGAGAAGGACAATACAAGTTTGATGGGAGAGAGGTCACCGTACACGGTTTTGATGAAATCCCCCTTGAGTTCGAGGAGGGTCGATGCCTCGATTTTTACAATGGTGACTTACAAGGTATTGAGGATGCCATTGACCATTTCAAGCGCCTTGGGGTAACGGTTCTCTACCTTAATCCCATCGGGATGAGCAGAACCACCCATCGCTATGACTGCACTGATTTCTTTCATGTAGATGAGAAGCTCGGGGGAGATGAGGCGTTTGCCCACCTCTCAGAGGCGCTCCATAAGGAAGGAATACGCGTAGTAGTCGATATTTCAATCAATCATACAGGAATTGAACATCCCTGGTACAAGAAGGCTCTCTCTGATCCCTCAAGTAAGGAAGCCACCTATTATTACATCAATGATGATGGATCTGTAGCGTTCTGGCAAGATGTCGAGACACTACCGCAGCTTAATTACAACAGCGAAGAGCTACGTAATTTAATCTATCGTAGCCCTGATTCTGTCTTGCGTTCATTTCTCAGGAAGCCCTATCACCAGGATGGTTGGAGACTTGATGTGGCAAGTGAAGTCGGAAGGAGGGGTGATGATCAGTTATGTGAGGAAATATGGAGGGAAGTACGACAGGAAGTCAAGAAAGAGAATAATCAAGCATACTTGGTAGGAGAGGACTGGGTGGATTCAACCCCATTCCTACAAGGTGATATGTGGGATGCAACCATGAACTACCTGGGAAGCAGCCGGCCGATGAGGAGCTGGATGGGTGAGAAGGACCGGTACATGGCAGATGGCTGGGGCCAGAATCCTGGAATTACACGAGCTTTCAACGCGGAGGAGTTTGCAGAAGCGCTCAAAAGCCACCTAAGCTCAATGCCACAACAGATGCTGAGCATGCAGATGAATCTGATCAATAGTCATGATACCCCTCGCCTTTATGCACATGAAGAGATTTTTGATTTTTGTCTTTATGCAGGAATTGTGAAGTTGTTGTATGTACTTCCCGGTATGCCCAACATTTATTATGGGGAAGAAATTGCACTCCCCGGTCCATACGGATCAGTTGAATCCTCACGCTATCCCATGCAGTGGGATCAAAAGCAGTGGAACCAGGATTTCTTCTCGCTCTATACCCGTCTTGGACAATTCCGCTGTTCCCACGCCGAGACCCTTGCCCATGGTGCTTGGAAAGTGCTTGTCGCTGATGCATACTCCCTGTGTTTTGTGCGGTATACGAACCATGAGGCAATTCTTTGTATATTGGGAAAGCATGAGAGGCCAACAACCATTTCAATCGACAATACACTGTTACAAATCACCTGTTTTGAAGGTTGTGATGCGGAGAAGACAATTGTTCACAAGCACATGATAGAGGTTACACTGAAAGAAAGAGATTCATTACTTCTGGTTGGTAAGCGGTAAGCTGTCTATAGATAGTTTGCAACAAATTGGCTGATATTTGTTGCAATATGCTTGCAATAGTATAGGTATCTGTGCACAATATGGTGCCAAAACCCTCTAAGGAGTTGCGTGATGGCCTACCTCTATGAAGAACCCTCCCGAACATTCAGTGAATACCTGCTTATCCCAGGATATTCTAGTACCGAGTGCATCCCAGCAAATGTGTCCTTGAAAACACCATTAGTTAAGTTCAAGAAGGGAGAAGAACCCTCCATCACCCTCAATATCCCTATGAGTAGTGCCATCATGCAATCTGTGAGTGGTGAGGAGATGGCAAAGGCACTCTCAAGGGAGGGTGGAATCAGTTTTATCTATGGCTCACAGCCTATCGATGCTCAGTGCGCAATGGTAGCCCGCGTAAAAGCTTTCAAGGCTGGTTTTGTTCCCAGTGATTCCAATCTCAGTGCGGAGGATACGCTTACAGATTTAATAGCACTCAAAGAGAAGAAAGGACATTCTACCATTGCAGTGACAGTGGATGGCAGCAGCTCTGGAACATTGCTTGGTGTTGTCTCTTCTCGTGACTGGAGGCCAAGCAGAACCTCTCTCGATACCCCGATAAACCAGATCATGACACCATTTTCAAAACTGGTGTATGCCCGTGAGGGGATAACACTCAGTGAAGCAAATGACATTATTTGGGAACACAAACTCAACAGCCTTCCCATTGTGGATGAGAAGAACAGACTCAAGTACTTTGTCTTCAGGAAGGATTATGACTGTCATAAGGATAATCCTGATGAATTGCTTGATGAGAAGAAACGGTACCGTGTAGGAGCGGGTATCAATACCAGAGACTACAAGGAACGGGTTCCAGCCTTGGTTCACAGCGGTGCCGATGTACTCTGTATCGATTCATCTGAAGGATACAGTGAATGGCAACGCCTGACACTTTCCTGGATCAAGGAACAGTATGGGGATCGAGTGAAAGTTGGTGCGGGTAACGTTGTGGACAAGGAAGGATTCCTCTTTCTCGCTGAAAGTGGTGCTGACTTTGTGAAAGTCGGTATTGGCGGGGGATCGATCTGCATAACCAGGGAGACGAAAGGAATTGGAAGAGGGCAGGCAACAGCCTTGCTTGAGGTCGCAAAAGCCCGTGATGAATACTTTGATAAGCATGGAGTTTATATTCCCATCTGCTCCGATGGAGGAATAGTCCTCGACTACCATATGACCATCGCATTGGCAATGGGTGCAGACTTTCTGATGTTGGGGCGCTATTTTGCACGATTTGATGAGTCGCCAACAGAGAAAGTGAATGTCAAGGGTTCCTATATGAAGGAGTATTGGGGTGAAGGATCTTCCCGCGCACGAAACTGGCAGCGTTATGACCTAGGAGGGGATGGAAAGTTGAGCTTTGTAGAAGGTGTCGATTCCTACGTTCCCTATGCAGGCCCACTTAAAGACAATCTCAACTTGAGTTTGAGCAAGATAAAATCAACCATGTGCAACTGCGGTGCGCTCAGTATTTCTGAATTACAACAAAAAGCTCGATTAACCATAGTCAGTTCCACTTCCATCATTGAAGGTGGAGCTCATGATGTGTTGCTCAAGGATTCCCAAGACTCAGTGAAAAAATAGGGGTTTTATCATACTTCTTACATTAAATGTGCTACAATGAGGTACTTTATGTGGAAAAGGGTGTAAGAAGTATGAACGAGGTTGGCCAAAATGGCCCTAGTAAAGAGCGAATGCTCTCTATTAACAACCTTCCCGGTGGAGTAGGGGTATATGAACTCGGCGATGAGATAATTGCAACCTATCTCAGTAGAGGGTTGTCAAAACTGCTCGCATACACTCCAAATGAGTTTCACAACTACAATGAACTTGATTTATTGGACTCCGTACATGAGAGAGAACGAAAACACATCAAGGTAATTTTTCAGAAACTGAAGAGCAGCCACAAAGAATTGGATGTTTCCTTTCGATTACAACGCAAGGAAGATCGTTTCATCAGACTGCTAGGAAGGTACAGCCGTCACCATGGTCAATTCCCAGTATATTACCTGGTTGCAAGTGATGTTTCTGAAGCACATCAAAATGCCCTTGCACTGGAAAGACAGAATACCAGACTTCAGTTTGCATTTTCTCATTCTACCCTGGAAATGTGGGAGTATCATCTTGATGAAGATCGTCTCGTTGCGCTGTCCAGAACTGTTCTTGGAGGCCATGCACCCCTTGAAATTCACAACCCTGTTGCTTTCTTGCTTGAAGAAGGGTATATACATCCTGACTTCTCAGTGACTCTAAACCATGATTTTGCACAATTACAAGCTGGCAATGAACCAGATTCAATCCTTTCAGTCCGGAGTGTAGGAGGCTCATTCCGATGGCTGCGATTGAGTTATGCTTTTCTTGCAGATGGAGAACAGGAACATCGAAGAGCAATAGGTATTTTTCAGGATGTACATGATGAGATAGGAATGCGACTGCAGGTATTAGGGCAGGATAAAGCCTTTTTTGGAGGGTTTAACCTGGATTCAGGGAAAGCGGTACTTGCAGATAATCGTGTTTGGAAGATGTTGGATGGCTGTAATGATTTTTACACCATGTACGATTCAGTACTTCATGAAGCAATACAAAAAGAATACCTCCCTGTCTTCCATGAAATTGACACTAGTGAAAAGCTTAAACAATTTGTAGAAGCTGGTAGGAAAGAACTCACTATAGAAGCAAAAATGATTCATCCTTTCCATAGGGAGGATGGGTATCGTTGGGTTAGGTTCCATTTCAATGTTTCTGTTGCCAATAATACTACTATTGGATATATCGCGATCAAGGACATTGAGGCAAGTAAGGTTCAGGAGCAGGCCTTGGAGAAGCGGGCACATAGTGACAGTCTTACCGGTGTATATAACCGGTTTTCACTTGAAGAGCTCGTTTCTCGGTATCTTAGGGATGGTGGTAACAGTCTTTTCTTCCTGATTGATATCGATCGATTCAAATTAATAAACGATACCTATGGTCACGACCTTGGGGACCGAGTGCTTAAGCGAATTGCTTTCCTGATGAGAACAGTATTTCCACAGGGAACGATTATTGGCAGGCTGGGAGGCGATGAGTTTGTTGCATACGTCCCGCATTTCACAGAATTACTTTTGCGTGCAGGTGATGAGCTGTGTCATCTTATTGCAGAGGATAGGACGCTTGGAATTCTCTTTACCTGTTCCCTTGGCTGCTGTATCAGTCCCGAGGATGGAACAACGTTCAACGAACTTTATCAACATGCAGACCTAGCCTTGTACCACTCAAAAAACCATGGACGAAACCAGTGTACACACTATGTGTCTGAAATGGGGATGCATAAGACTCGTTTTTGGACTAATCATGAGTGGATGTTGGACAATCTCCCTGATACGGTCTACCTAAGTGATATGCAAAGTTATAATCTGCTCTTTCTGAACAAGGCTGGCAGAGAAATTTACTCTCCAGATACTAGCTCTATCGGCAAAAAATGCTATGAGGTAATTTTTCACAGGGACCAAGTATGTGAACACTGTCGCTTCCAATCTCTTAGCTATGATAGCTACAGTTTTTGGCAACAAACTGATGAGTTTGGTGGTGTATGGCTCTGCAAGGAGAAACTGATACTTTTCAACGAAAAGCCTGCAAAGTTGGCCATTCTGGTAGACAAATTGAAACAGGCCAAGCAAATTACAGAGAAATCAGTTGCGCAACCGACAAAATTGCAGCTATCCCGATCAAGCTATTTCAAATTATTGCAGAGAGGTAACTCCTCCTGGGACTATGATGTCAACCATGATCTACTTACTCTCTTTGTGTTTGTTGGTGGACACCCCTATGTGGAACAAGTGCATGGTTTCCTCAAATGTAATACTTCGATAAAAGCAATGCTTGCGGAAGACCGTCCACTGTTTCGTGAAGCGCTCAGGAAACGTATAGCTGAACCGGAAGGAAGCCCCATTCAGGTCCGTCTCACACTTTCATCTGGTTCAATCATTCCTGTTTTATTCTCTTACTACTACATGGATCATCGAATTGGAGGAAACATTGTTCGTTTTTCTCCTTCAGGATATATATCCCCAGAATACCCTATCAAGGAGATTTTGCAAAATTTCACTGTTGCTTTGCTTCATCTTGCGTGGGAACGTGATGCGGTCACCTTACTCCTTGCGAATATGAAATTCCATGAAATGTTCAATAGTGAGGAAGCAGCACTTGAAAAAGACCCTCTTGGATGGCTTTTGCCCTCAGAAAGGAACAATGTATTTTTACGTATGAGAAGCATGCAGGAGAATCACATACGCGGAGAGACGTTCATGGTGATAGGCCATGACAACCGATACCTTTCGCTCACATGCCAACTTGGAACCTCTTACGGTTATGTACAGATAGTTACCTTTACCCTTCAGGATGTTAGTCGTGAACATAAATTGCAGCAACTGAACAAACGGATGCTTCCCTATATAGAACAGAGCAGGGAAGGTATTGCTGTTTTCTCCCTGGAGTCGTACTCCCTGGAGTTGCAGTATGCCAATGAGACCCTTGCAGCTCTCTTGGGGTATGAACGTGAGGATTTGATAGCGCAACTCAAGAATAATGCAATTCAATTATTCTATCCTGAGGACAGAACCTTGTTGCTCCGTCATGTAGAGCGGCAAAGCATGACCAGTACTTCATCAACTCCTTTCAATCTCCGCCTTATCAAGAAAGATGGTGATATCATTTGGAGCAGAATTACGTTCCGTCAGATGGGGATTCAAGGCAGAGGTGAACCTTTCAGTTTGCTTATAGAAGACCTCTCTGAATCGATGCATGATGAAGAGGTACTGTTGCAAGTACAGGAACAACTGTCATTTGCCTTGAACCACAATCTGGTAACAGGTTTATATACACGACAGCGATTTTATGAGGTATGTCGCGAATTCCTTGATACGCATATCAATACCTCATTTGTAATGGTGTATTGGAATATTGAACGGTTCTCAGTCTTGAATGAGTTGCTGGGATTTGATCGTGGGAACCAGGTTCTACAGCTTATTGCTCGATCGTTGCGGGATTTCATCAAGGACCATGGCGTGTATGGACATATTGGGGCAGACCATTTTGCTGCTTGCATACCCAAGGAGATGAGTAGCGCCAGCAAACTGAAACAAGCAATAGATATCGAACATATTGGACAGGAGATTGGATTACATCTTTCGATGGTTTTTGGTATGTATGAGATTGAAGATCCCAGTCAAGGTGTTCCGTCGCTACTGGATAAAGCACACAGTGCTTCAAAGATTTCACGATTTCGTAATCGGGAAGGGTATGCGTTCTATGAACCATCAATCCGTAATGAAACATTCAATGAACAGGATGTGCTCAATGAGATGCAGGGTGCTTTGGATGACGGACAGTTCACCTTCTTCCTGCAACCCATTTATGATATTCAGGGAAGGCACATACATTCAGCAGAGGCGCTATCTCGCTGGGTGCATCCGACCAGAGGGGTGATTCCCCCAAAGCAATTCATTCCTGTTTTCGAAAAATATGGTTTCATTACTGCGCTGGATATGTCAGTTCTCTCCAATGTGTGTGCATTCATAGCAGAGCAAAAGATCGATATTCCTATTTCTATCAATCTCAGCAGGATTGATGTAAATAACAAGAATATCGTGAAGCTAATCCTGCAAACTACAGAATCATATGCTGTAGACCACTCGTACATTCAGTTTGAGATTACTGAGAGTGCCTACATAGACAATCCTGTGCAGATGTCAGAGTTGGTCAGTGAACTGAAGAGCCATGGTTTTACCATTTTAATGGATGACTTCGGCAGTGGTTACTCCTCCCTGCATATGCTCTCTACATTGCCGATGGATATCATCAAGGTTGACCGTTCATTTATCTATGAGATTAAAGAGAACTATCGATCAAAGGCTGTGCTCTCTTCCATCATACAAATGGGAAAAGAACTGGGGATGGATATGGTGATAGAGGGAGTCGAGAGTAAGGTTCATCATGAATTCCTGAGAGAAGCTGGGGCTCTCTTTGGACAAGGATTCTATTATCAGCGACCTATGGAGAGAGAAGCTTTCCTTAAGTTGCTCATACATGGTTGACAGTTTTCCTCTCTTTGTGATACGTTCTGATTCATCGGCCGGATAGCTCAGCGGGAGAGCGGTTGCCTTACACGCAACTGGTCGGGGGTTCAAATCCCTCTCCGGTCATAGACGCACTCTTCACAGAGTGCGTTTTTACTTTGCTAGGGGTACTATTGCCGCTCAAAATGGTTGTGAGTATAGTAGCATTAGACAATGAGGGGATAGTATGGATCTGACGTTATTGATCTGGTATTTTTTCTGTTATGCTATTCTAGGTTATATAGTTGAGGTTCTGTATTGTTCCATAAGACAGGGAACTCTGGTGAATCGTGGGTTCCTCCATGGTCCCTATCTTCCTATCTATGGGTTTGGGGCGGTGTTGGTCATTTTCATCTTTGCTCGCATAACCAACAATCCATTTGTCCTGTTTTTTATCTCTGTCATTGGTACCAGTATTCTGGAATATGCAACAGGATATCTTTCTGAGACACTGTTTTCCATCAGATTATGGGATTACTCCACCGCACACTTCAATCTCAAGGGAAGGATCTGTCTCCTCAATTCAACACTTTTTGGATTGCTCTCACTGTTTGTCACCTATGGCGTTCATCCCCATCTCTCAGCGTTATTCGAACATTTCACTCCAGCTGTCATGGAGCATGGGGCAAAAATCATCATCATATTGTTCAGTGTCGATACCACCATCTCAGTACTGGGTATGAGTGCTTTCCAGAGGCAGCTTGCTGAGTTTAGGGAGAAGAGAAGGGAGATTGAAATTCGTCTGAAAGTACTTCATGAATTCAAAGAGAACAAGATGCTTGAAGGTTTACGTGTAAAGTTGGATACTGAATTGGATGAATTAAGGATGCGTCTCAGTATTTCTGCCAAACGAATCTTGCACGCATTTCCCTCGCTGACCAGCAGCAACGAGGAAAAACGGTTATTGCTGGAAACATTGAGAAAAACTATACGAGAGACCGCCTTGCACAAGAAGTTGCATGACAAGAAGCATAGGAGCGACAAGAGAGATGATTGAGTTACGGGAGCACTATCAGGAAATATTGGAAAGCTTGGCCGAAGCTGCAAGGATTGCGGGGAGAAAACCAAGTGATGTTACGCTGATGGCTGTAAGCAAGACCCGTACCTACCAGGAAGTGCTGGACCTGTATTCGTGTGGACAGCTCCTCTATGGGGAAAATCGTGTACAGGAAGTGCAGGAGAAGGTTCCACTAGCAAGACCGGAAGGTATGCGAATGCACCTGATAGGACACCTGCAGTCCAATAAGGCAAAGAAAGCGGTAGAGCTCTTCGATGGAATTGATAGTGTCGATTCGCTGAAACTTGCCAAGAAAATTGAAGGATATCTATCCCATCCTTTTCCTATTTTGCTGGAACTCAAGACAACACAAGAAGAGTCCAAAAGTGGGTTCTCTTCTGAGGATGAGCTCTTTTCCGCCCTTGATGTCATTATGCAGAGTAGCTATCTCCAAGTACGTGGGTTGATGACCATAGGTCCATTGAATGGAGATGAGAAGATGATAAGAACAGCGTTCTCACAACTGAGAAATGCTTATGATGCGGTACAAGAGCGATTTGCCCCACCATCATTTGATACCCTGAGCATGGGAATGAGTGGTGACTATCGTCTGGCTATCGAGGAAGGTTCCAACCTGGTAAGGATTGGGACAAAGTTGTTCGGGAAACGGGGGTAAGCATGCGCCGTACCGTGGTAATTCTATTGCTGTTGCTCATGATCTTCCCATTGCAGCTATCAGCTGAACAGCTCAAGGGGTATGAGCCCTATGAAGAAGAAGAGTTTCCTCTCTGGAGCTATAAGATCAGGAGAGCTGAGACACTTTTCTTCGGTTCCATGGTTATCACGATCCCGGTAGCTGCATTGCTCTACCGAGTTGCAGTGGATTCCGAGCTTATTCAAACACCATCGAGTGACCTGCAAGGCTTCCTCCTGCAAGGTTCGATTGCTGCCGGTCTTTCACTGGGCATATCGATAGCAGATTATATCATCGGCGAAGTGGGGAGTACCCATGGGCGTTAAGAAAGGGAGGGTAGACCTCGTTGTAGAATCCTTGGAACACCCCTTTCGTTTGGATGTCTATGTTGCAAGCCATACCGATATCATCTCACGTTCTACCTTGAGTGAAGCAGACACAACGATTGAGCTCAATGGCAAGGCAAGCAAGAAAAGCAAGCTTGTCAAGGAAGGTGACCGCATAAGCATCCACTTCAGCCAGTCATTCTTTGAAGGAATTGAAGGGGAAGACATTCCACTCACTGTCCTGTATGAGGATGAGAATCTTCTGGCGATCAACAAGGAACAAGGGATGGTGGTACACCCTGCAAATGGAAATATCGAACATACCCTGGTCAATGCATTGGTCCATCGATACGGCAAACAGTTCTGTGAGGAATTACAGGATGAAGAAGTAGGTGAGGATGAACTTGACCTCTCCAGCCCTGCTGTACGTCCTGGTATCGTGCATCGCCTGGACAAGGACACCAGTGGGGTATTGGTGATTGCGAGAAATCGCATAAGCCACAGACATCTTTCTGCACAGTTCAAGGACCGAACGACGAAGAAAATCTATATTGCCTTGGTAAGAGGAGTATTTAAGCAGAGACAGGGTATCATAGAGAAACATCTGAAACGTGACCCCAAGGATCGAAAGAAATTCACCACGTGTGCTGATAATGAAGGGAGAGATGCTAAGACTGAATTTCATGTTTTGAGACAGTACCCTGGATTTGCTCTCTTGAGGATTACCCTCCACACCGGACGAACTCATCAGATCAGGGTGCATTTAAGCAAGGAAGGTCACCCGATCATCGGTGATCCCATCTATGGGAAGGAAGATGGACAAACCTTGATGTTGCACGCCCTTCTTCTCGAACTTGAAAGTCCGTCAACCGGAGAAAGATTGCGTTTCGTTGCCGCAATGCCTGAACGTTTTCGCTCCTATGTTCGTTCTACTCGTCCTCTCTCCAATTCTGGCGCTCAGTCTCAATCTTACCCAACTGCAAGAGATCGTGGTTGAACATACGTTCGATTCTCAACTTGCTTGCCGTGCCATGTCCGGGGAAGAGCAGTATGTTCTCATCAAGTGTCATCAGTTTCTGATTGATGGATGATATAAGCAGAGCCTGCTCTCGGTATCCGGGTGTGGACCCTATTCTCCCACAAAGCAGCGTATCACCAGTGAACAATGCATGATCGATTTTATATACCATGCTATCCAAGCTATGACCAGGTATATGGATAACCTCAATCTCCAGCCCACAGAGATTAAGTACCTCAGCATCCTCAATTGGATGGTAGAGAAACTCATAGCTACTGAAGGCTGAGGCGTGTACCTCTACATCGTAGATCTTTTTCAGGGTCCCAAGACCCTCTGTATGGGAAGGGTGTCGATGGGTAAGCAATACATGTTTCAATTTGTACCGATTTGCCTCTATCAAGTTGATCAACTCAGTATCTACATGTCCCGGATCGATCAAGAGCGCATCACTGCCCTCCTTGCGGGCAACGAGATAGGTATTGCAGAAACCTACGACAGAGAAATGTTGATAGATATTCAAAAGCGAGCCTCCTCCCAATTGGAGTAGCGGAAGGAGACGCGTCTCCTGTCAGTATAGACAAAGTCGGCTTTCTTCAAGTTGCAGTCCTCAAAATCAGTATCCCTGAGGAAACTTGAATTGAAGGTTGAAAAGTAAAGGTCACAGTCACCGAATGAACAACGCAGTGTGTCAATTCCACTGAAATTGGTATGCATGATCATGCTACCTGAGAAATCACAGTCAATCATCTTGCTACCGGAAAATACACTGTAACGGGAGATGATACCGTTGAATTTACATTTTTCGAAGAGACAAAAATCGAAAAAGCTGTTAAGCAAGGTAACTTGTGAAAAATCCACATTTCTAAAGGTGCACCATGCCATATTTGAGGCAGAAATGGTTTTCTTTCCCAAGGTCAGATTCTCAAACTCACTTCCTGTAAGTGAGTAATCAACAATATCCTTGCTGCCGGTTAGTCGATCAAGACAATCCTGGTATAGTTGGTCTTGGTTCTCGCTGTGGCGATAACAATAGCTGCCTTCGTTGCATACATAGGTATGGCAGAGTGGGTGAGAGCACGTTTTAAAACTGAACATAGCATTACAGTATCAAATACCTTCTGGTTGTCAAGAGCCCCGTTTGCAGATACAGTACTTCCTGGGAGCTAGAAAGAGATGCAAACAGGCTTGATAACCAGAGGAATCAACAATATTTATACGGTGGAGTCTCAAGGGACCTCCTATCTTTGCCGTATCAAGGGAAAACAGTTGTTCCAAGTTACCGATGAGTACAATCCACTTGCTGTAGGGGACCAGGTATCTTTTATCCTTACCAATGAGGGAGAGGGCCTGATCACGGAACGACTCGAGAGACGTAACTGTTTCCAGCGCTGGAATGCAAAGAAAGGATGTAATCAGACCGTGGTAGCCAACATGGATTTGGTCGTCTGTGTAAGCAGTGTTGAAAGTCCTCCTTTCAGGCCACGATTCATAGATAGGGTAATAGCTTGCTCCCGTAAAGCACCGGTTATGATCATCCTGAATAAGAGTGATATCCTTCTCACTGAGGAGGAACACGAGCGCTTTTCTCTTTACGGTAAACTTGGGTATCAGACAATGGCGGTCAGTGCTGCCAATGGGGAAAACCTTGATCGCTTGCATGCGGTTCTTAAGGGTAAGACAGTGGCATTTGTCGGACAGAGTGGAGTTGGGAAATCCACGTTGATCAACCGATTGTTGGGAGTAGAGCAGAAGACAGGTGAAATCTCCCATAAGTATAATCGTGGTCGACATACCACCAATCATGCGTTGTTGTTGCATGGCTCCGATTTTACGATTGCAGATACTCCTGGGGTACGAGAATTTCTCGTACCACATACTGACCCCCACGAATTAAGCGATGCATTTCCTGAGTTTTCGGAGTTTAGGGGGTCTTGTACGTATGAAGGATGCCTGCATCAGGGAGAACCTGGATGCAAGGTGATGGAAGCAGTTGAACAGGATCTCATTCACTACGATAGATATGAGAGCTATCTCAGGATGCTTGCTTCCCTCGATGAAAAGAAACCTGAGTGGATGGGGAAGAATGACCGTTCAAAATCCTGGGTCAAACGAATGGAGAGAGATGAATCACAAGAGTATTGAAGAACTGGGGTTCTTCCAGGTATTGCA is from uncultured Sphaerochaeta sp. and encodes:
- a CDS encoding YggS family pyridoxal phosphate-dependent enzyme — translated: MIELREHYQEILESLAEAARIAGRKPSDVTLMAVSKTRTYQEVLDLYSCGQLLYGENRVQEVQEKVPLARPEGMRMHLIGHLQSNKAKKAVELFDGIDSVDSLKLAKKIEGYLSHPFPILLELKTTQEESKSGFSSEDELFSALDVIMQSSYLQVRGLMTIGPLNGDEKMIRTAFSQLRNAYDAVQERFAPPSFDTLSMGMSGDYRLAIEEGSNLVRIGTKLFGKRG
- a CDS encoding RluA family pseudouridine synthase encodes the protein MGVKKGRVDLVVESLEHPFRLDVYVASHTDIISRSTLSEADTTIELNGKASKKSKLVKEGDRISIHFSQSFFEGIEGEDIPLTVLYEDENLLAINKEQGMVVHPANGNIEHTLVNALVHRYGKQFCEELQDEEVGEDELDLSSPAVRPGIVHRLDKDTSGVLVIARNRISHRHLSAQFKDRTTKKIYIALVRGVFKQRQGIIEKHLKRDPKDRKKFTTCADNEGRDAKTEFHVLRQYPGFALLRITLHTGRTHQIRVHLSKEGHPIIGDPIYGKEDGQTLMLHALLLELESPSTGERLRFVAAMPERFRSYVRSTRPLSNSGAQSQSYPTARDRG
- a CDS encoding MBL fold metallo-hydrolase → MNIYQHFSVVGFCNTYLVARKEGSDALLIDPGHVDTELINLIEANRYKLKHVLLTHRHPSHTEGLGTLKKIYDVEVHASAFSSYEFLYHPIEDAEVLNLCGLEIEVIHIPGHSLDSMVYKIDHALFTGDTLLCGRIGSTPGYREQALLISSINQKLMTLDENILLFPGHGTASKLRIERMFNHDLLQLGKIETERQNWREDE
- a CDS encoding pentapeptide repeat-containing protein, translating into MFSFKTCSHPLCHTYVCNEGSYCYRHSENQDQLYQDCLDRLTGSKDIVDYSLTGSEFENLTLGKKTISASNMAWCTFRNVDFSQVTLLNSFFDFCLFEKCKFNGIISRYSVFSGSKMIDCDFSGSMIMHTNFSGIDTLRCSFGDCDLYFSTFNSSFLRDTDFEDCNLKKADFVYTDRRRVSFRYSNWEEARF
- the rsgA gene encoding ribosome small subunit-dependent GTPase A, with amino-acid sequence MQTGLITRGINNIYTVESQGTSYLCRIKGKQLFQVTDEYNPLAVGDQVSFILTNEGEGLITERLERRNCFQRWNAKKGCNQTVVANMDLVVCVSSVESPPFRPRFIDRVIACSRKAPVMIILNKSDILLTEEEHERFSLYGKLGYQTMAVSAANGENLDRLHAVLKGKTVAFVGQSGVGKSTLINRLLGVEQKTGEISHKYNRGRHTTNHALLLHGSDFTIADTPGVREFLVPHTDPHELSDAFPEFSEFRGSCTYEGCLHQGEPGCKVMEAVEQDLIHYDRYESYLRMLASLDEKKPEWMGKNDRSKSWVKRMERDESQEY